One Myxococcaceae bacterium JPH2 genomic window carries:
- a CDS encoding chemotaxis protein: protein MATHIRSPRLVLGVVLALGLAACASVQPPRSELAERVGRSDLSVGVLRTRVRDLARRFSGLIEAMADGLAERSDSPEVARAMLTFKANAVPAMQGALFHADPVAALVDAWALLAQLEDALPAWADRAPPELLAQATRSLKDMEAQVEAQWREVTGRSDVSPARAHVHAWAQAHPLTGPLVTRESTASLLAAVADVSGGGLLQSAAGLVEDTQELTARVDLYAASLPRQARWQAELVAVDALESPALRTSVSELSRTVDILASMGERMADLPALVDRERVAVTAAVDRERVALQEFLTGERQAVLADLSGERVAIMVGLHSERVATLEQLDGVGRGWVEQSFASATRLVDRVFLWLFALVGLGLAGGFVVGLVLVRAWRQAGRHQG from the coding sequence ATGGCGACTCATATCCGGAGCCCGCGCCTCGTGCTCGGTGTGGTGCTCGCGCTGGGGCTGGCGGCGTGCGCGTCCGTGCAGCCTCCTCGTTCCGAGCTGGCCGAGCGGGTGGGGCGCTCGGACCTGTCCGTGGGCGTGCTGCGCACGCGGGTGCGAGACCTGGCGCGCCGCTTCTCCGGGCTCATCGAGGCGATGGCGGATGGCCTCGCCGAACGCTCGGACTCACCCGAGGTGGCGCGGGCGATGCTCACGTTCAAGGCGAACGCGGTGCCCGCCATGCAGGGCGCGCTGTTCCATGCGGATCCCGTGGCGGCCTTGGTGGATGCCTGGGCCTTGCTCGCGCAGTTGGAGGACGCGCTGCCTGCGTGGGCGGATCGCGCCCCGCCTGAACTCCTCGCCCAGGCCACGCGCTCGCTGAAGGACATGGAGGCGCAGGTCGAGGCCCAGTGGCGGGAGGTCACCGGCCGTTCGGATGTCTCGCCCGCGCGCGCGCATGTGCACGCGTGGGCCCAGGCACATCCGCTCACGGGGCCGCTCGTCACGCGCGAGTCCACCGCGTCGCTGCTCGCCGCCGTCGCGGACGTCTCCGGCGGAGGCCTACTCCAGAGCGCGGCCGGGCTCGTCGAGGACACGCAAGAGCTCACCGCGCGCGTGGACCTCTACGCCGCGAGCCTGCCGCGTCAGGCGCGATGGCAGGCGGAGTTGGTGGCGGTGGACGCGCTGGAGTCGCCCGCGCTGCGCACCTCCGTCTCCGAGCTGTCGCGCACGGTGGACATCCTCGCCAGCATGGGGGAGCGGATGGCGGACCTGCCCGCCCTGGTGGATCGCGAGCGCGTCGCCGTGACGGCGGCGGTCGACCGCGAGCGCGTGGCGCTCCAGGAGTTCCTCACCGGGGAGCGGCAAGCGGTGCTCGCGGACCTGAGCGGTGAGCGCGTCGCCATCATGGTGGGGCTGCACAGCGAGCGCGTGGCGACGCTGGAGCAACTCGACGGAGTGGGACGCGGGTGGGTGGAGCAGTCGTTCGCGAGCGCCACGCGGTTGGTGGATCGCGTCTTCTTGTGGCTGTTCGCGCTCGTGGGGCTGGGCCTCGCCGGTGGCTTCGTGGTGGGGCTCGTGCTCGTGCGCGCGTGGCGTCAGGCGGGGCGACACCAGGGCTGA
- a CDS encoding glutamate decarboxylase — MALHSKDEAEHAEFDDVYASTDLSVAMPKYRMPDDEHSAAHAYAVVHDELMLDGNSRQNLATFCQTWSEPEVHKLMDECLDKNMIDKDEYPQTAEIETRCVNMLADLWHSPEAANAMGCSTTGSSEAAMLGGLAMKWRWRKRREAEGKPTDKPNLICGPVQICWHKFARYFDVELREVPMAHGRMMLSPEEVLKRCDENTIGVVPTLGLTFTLQYEPVEAISQALDDLQKRTGLDIPIHVDAASGGFLAPFIHKDVVWDFQLPRVKSINTSGHKFGLTPLGCGWVVWRDRVDLPQELIFWVNYLGGNMPTFALNFSRPGGQIVIQYYNFLRLGREGYRKVQQSCADVGQYLAREIAKAGPFEIVYDGKGGIPGVCWKLKDGAKPGYTLFDLADRLRERGWQVPAYSLPKDCQDIVVQRILVRHGVSMDLASMLMNDIRTSLEFLRKHPVAKSLSAAEGSGYHH; from the coding sequence ATGGCCCTGCACAGCAAGGACGAAGCGGAGCACGCGGAGTTCGATGACGTCTATGCGTCCACGGACCTGTCCGTCGCGATGCCCAAGTACCGCATGCCGGACGATGAGCACAGCGCCGCGCATGCCTACGCCGTCGTGCACGACGAGCTGATGCTGGACGGCAACTCCCGTCAGAATCTGGCCACGTTCTGCCAGACGTGGAGCGAGCCGGAAGTCCACAAGCTCATGGACGAGTGCCTCGACAAGAACATGATCGACAAGGACGAGTACCCGCAGACCGCGGAGATTGAAACGCGCTGCGTGAACATGCTCGCCGACTTGTGGCACTCGCCGGAGGCCGCGAACGCGATGGGCTGCTCCACCACGGGCTCCAGCGAGGCGGCGATGCTGGGCGGCCTCGCGATGAAGTGGCGTTGGCGCAAGCGCCGCGAGGCGGAGGGCAAGCCCACCGACAAGCCCAACCTCATCTGCGGCCCGGTGCAGATCTGCTGGCACAAGTTCGCGCGCTACTTCGACGTGGAGCTGCGCGAGGTGCCCATGGCGCACGGCCGGATGATGCTGTCGCCCGAGGAGGTGCTGAAGCGCTGCGACGAGAACACCATCGGTGTGGTGCCCACGCTCGGGTTGACCTTCACGCTCCAGTACGAGCCTGTCGAGGCCATCAGCCAGGCGCTCGATGATCTCCAGAAGCGCACGGGCCTGGACATCCCCATCCACGTGGATGCGGCCAGCGGCGGCTTCCTCGCGCCCTTCATCCACAAGGATGTCGTCTGGGACTTTCAGCTCCCGCGCGTGAAGTCCATCAACACGTCGGGCCACAAGTTCGGCCTGACGCCGCTGGGATGCGGGTGGGTCGTCTGGCGCGACCGCGTGGACCTGCCGCAGGAACTCATCTTCTGGGTGAACTACCTGGGCGGGAACATGCCGACCTTCGCGCTCAACTTCTCGCGGCCCGGCGGGCAGATCGTCATCCAGTACTACAACTTCCTGCGCCTGGGCCGTGAGGGCTACCGCAAGGTGCAGCAGTCGTGCGCGGACGTGGGCCAGTACCTCGCGCGGGAGATCGCCAAGGCCGGTCCGTTCGAGATCGTCTACGACGGCAAGGGCGGCATCCCGGGCGTGTGCTGGAAGCTGAAGGATGGCGCCAAGCCGGGCTACACCTTGTTCGACCTGGCGGACCGGCTGCGTGAGCGCGGCTGGCAGGTGCCCGCGTACTCACTGCCCAAGGACTGCCAGGACATTGTCGTGCAGCGCATCCTCGTGCGCCACGGCGTCAGCATGGACCTGGCGAGCATGCTGATGAACGACATCCGGACCAGCCTGGAGTTCCTCCGCAAGCACCCGGTGGCCAAGTCGCTGTCCGCGGCCGAGGGCTCGGGCTACCACCACTGA
- a CDS encoding zf-HC2 domain-containing protein, whose translation MGACAEYEERLSLHAAGALEGEEAAQVRAHLETCAACRAEAAEAAQVLGLVALPARSPAEAREWEALPARTQAAWRRERSRRDGWRRAAGGLMAAAAGVALMLAVTGHSPLAPRPVVPTPPVEATSPAQPVDTQTVADFEAWAGLEPLTDELETDDGLPWDDEDGSLDLDMGETL comes from the coding sequence ATGGGTGCGTGCGCGGAGTACGAGGAACGATTGAGCCTCCACGCGGCGGGAGCGCTGGAAGGCGAGGAGGCCGCGCAGGTGCGCGCGCACCTGGAGACGTGCGCCGCCTGCCGCGCCGAAGCCGCCGAGGCCGCCCAAGTGCTGGGCCTGGTCGCGCTCCCGGCGCGCAGCCCCGCCGAGGCGCGCGAGTGGGAGGCCCTGCCCGCACGGACCCAGGCCGCGTGGCGACGCGAGCGCTCACGCCGGGACGGATGGCGACGCGCGGCGGGAGGACTCATGGCCGCGGCGGCGGGCGTGGCACTGATGCTCGCCGTCACGGGCCACTCGCCGCTGGCGCCTCGGCCGGTGGTGCCCACGCCTCCGGTGGAGGCCACTTCGCCGGCGCAGCCGGTGGATACGCAGACGGTGGCGGACTTCGAGGCCTGGGCGGGCCTGGAACCGCTGACCGACGAGCTGGAGACCGACGACGGCCTGCCCTGGGACGACGAGGACGGCAGCCTGGACCTGGACATGGGAGAGACGCTGTGA
- a CDS encoding sigma-70 family RNA polymerase sigma factor, with protein MDPPSDEALCEAFLAGDSAAFGRLVERHRTLVLSLVRRYVTRPEDASDLAQQAFLRALEASRRVFARFTPLTSAPFRAWLVRVTLNLAKNHARQGLRWRPVLVEAVADDVAADGTEGAHEALERAERARRVRAAVLTLPHRQREVLTLRVDGELPFKDIAETLGITENNAKVQFHHAVKRLRASVTELNEGSA; from the coding sequence GTGGACCCGCCCTCCGACGAAGCCCTGTGTGAGGCCTTCCTGGCGGGGGATTCGGCCGCGTTCGGCCGGCTGGTGGAGCGGCACCGCACGCTCGTCCTCTCGCTGGTGCGCCGCTATGTGACGCGCCCGGAGGACGCCTCGGACCTGGCGCAGCAGGCGTTCCTTCGCGCGCTGGAGGCCTCGCGTCGGGTGTTCGCCCGCTTCACGCCGCTCACGTCCGCGCCGTTCCGCGCGTGGCTGGTGCGCGTGACGCTCAACCTGGCGAAGAACCACGCGCGCCAGGGACTGCGCTGGCGCCCGGTGCTGGTGGAGGCGGTGGCGGATGACGTGGCCGCGGACGGCACGGAGGGCGCGCACGAGGCGCTCGAGCGCGCCGAGCGGGCGCGGCGGGTGCGCGCGGCGGTGCTCACCCTGCCCCACCGCCAACGCGAGGTCCTGACGTTGCGAGTGGACGGGGAGCTGCCGTTCAAGGACATCGCCGAGACGCTGGGCATCACCGAGAACAATGCGAAGGTGCAGTTCCACCACGCGGTGAAGCGCCTGCGCGCGAGCGTGACGGAGCTGAACGAGGGGAGCGCGTGA
- a CDS encoding TIGR02265 family protein, giving the protein MDARGTGSRIKGGVLVSRLNMLRQLGGQARVDEVLRRLPPEDQAILRTLLVPAAWYPLSLNLRLDATIAEVVSPEDTPRAFVDMGRASAEENLHGAHQVFLRPGDPHFLLSQAPRIYRFYYAVGSREYEKTGPNSAVLRTLGAESVTATDCLTVVGWHERAIELSGGRDVRVAHPVCRALGAAHCEYTCAWR; this is encoded by the coding sequence ATGGATGCCAGAGGGACAGGCTCACGCATCAAGGGAGGCGTGCTCGTCTCCCGGCTGAACATGCTGCGCCAACTGGGAGGACAGGCCCGCGTGGATGAGGTGCTCCGCCGCCTCCCCCCGGAGGACCAGGCCATCCTGCGCACGCTCCTCGTGCCCGCGGCGTGGTACCCGCTGTCGCTGAACCTGCGCCTGGACGCGACCATCGCCGAGGTGGTGTCACCCGAGGACACCCCCCGGGCCTTCGTGGACATGGGCCGCGCCTCCGCCGAGGAGAACCTCCACGGCGCGCACCAGGTCTTCCTCCGGCCCGGGGATCCGCACTTCCTCTTGAGCCAGGCGCCGCGCATCTACCGGTTCTATTACGCGGTGGGCTCGCGCGAGTACGAGAAGACGGGGCCCAACTCAGCGGTGCTGCGCACGCTCGGCGCGGAGAGCGTCACCGCCACGGACTGCCTCACCGTCGTCGGCTGGCACGAGCGCGCCATCGAGCTGTCTGGCGGGCGCGACGTGCGCGTGGCCCATCCGGTGTGCCGAGCGCTCGGCGCGGCGCATTGCGAGTACACGTGCGCGTGGCGCTGA
- a CDS encoding peroxiredoxin, translating to MIAIGDLAPDFAATDCHGQPVHLSALRGRRVVLFFFPKTFTIGCTIENRAFRDNHELIRGLGAELVGVSVDTVKTQCEFAQQEDIHFALVGDEDRRISRAYDVLWPVLNVDRRVTYILSPAGLVEHIIHHEVRVYRHLDDVLRYLRQHPLPAEDEPAPA from the coding sequence ATGATTGCCATTGGAGACCTCGCGCCGGACTTCGCCGCGACGGACTGTCACGGGCAGCCCGTGCACCTGTCCGCCCTGCGCGGGCGACGCGTCGTCCTCTTCTTCTTCCCCAAGACATTCACCATCGGCTGCACCATCGAAAACCGTGCGTTTCGAGACAACCACGAGTTGATTCGAGGGCTGGGCGCGGAGTTGGTGGGCGTCTCGGTGGACACCGTGAAGACGCAGTGCGAGTTCGCGCAGCAGGAGGACATCCACTTCGCCCTGGTGGGCGACGAGGACCGGCGCATCAGCCGCGCCTATGACGTGCTGTGGCCCGTGCTCAACGTGGACCGGCGCGTCACGTACATCCTGTCCCCCGCGGGCCTCGTGGAGCACATCATCCACCACGAGGTGCGCGTGTACCGTCACCTGGACGACGTGCTGCGCTACCTGCGCCAGCACCCGCTGCCCGCCGAGGACGAGCCCGCGCCGGCCTGA
- a CDS encoding YcaO-like family protein produces MSPPRDVPAPQPSAQQLARALGVTRVARVTGLDRTGVEVACAVRPGGHVLQVCNGKGRSFAEAAWGALLETAELWAAETVPQERLRWGARAHLEGRLGTLWGADRLGSAGAVVVPRLWNDRVSCAWREATDLGSGEPVWVPAQGVYCPPAGATALGPVAVAWTSNGSGAHPESSRALLHALCEAIERDQLARALPDGWTEEGVMRRLLQPKGLETAAPRAAELVASLRERGFDAYLFDATPPGRTSGTVGLPVAAAVLVDRDGGPVPLTAGYACALRRDDALCKALLEAAQSRLTDIHGAREDVAATDREAALGFAQALAEVVPGRAAREVPDLPAEAARPVAAQVKRVLARLARAGFRDVAGVAMDAPVPGLHVWKVIIPGMRVSELL; encoded by the coding sequence GTGTCGCCTCCCAGGGACGTCCCCGCCCCGCAGCCTTCCGCCCAACAACTGGCCCGAGCCCTGGGTGTCACACGCGTGGCGCGAGTCACCGGGCTCGACCGCACGGGCGTCGAGGTGGCGTGCGCGGTGCGCCCGGGCGGCCATGTGCTCCAGGTGTGCAATGGCAAGGGTCGCTCGTTCGCCGAGGCGGCCTGGGGCGCCCTGCTGGAGACGGCGGAGCTGTGGGCGGCGGAGACGGTTCCGCAGGAGCGCCTGCGTTGGGGCGCTCGGGCCCACCTGGAGGGGCGGCTGGGGACGCTGTGGGGCGCGGACCGGCTGGGTTCGGCCGGCGCGGTGGTGGTGCCTCGGCTGTGGAACGACCGGGTGAGTTGTGCGTGGCGCGAGGCCACGGACCTGGGCTCGGGCGAGCCGGTGTGGGTGCCCGCGCAAGGCGTGTATTGCCCGCCCGCGGGGGCGACGGCGCTCGGTCCCGTGGCGGTGGCGTGGACGAGCAATGGCTCGGGCGCGCATCCGGAGTCCTCGCGCGCGCTGCTGCATGCGTTGTGCGAGGCCATCGAGCGGGATCAGCTCGCGCGGGCGTTGCCGGACGGTTGGACGGAGGAGGGGGTGATGCGGCGGCTCTTGCAGCCCAAGGGGCTGGAGACCGCGGCCCCTCGTGCGGCGGAGCTGGTGGCGTCGCTGCGGGAGCGAGGCTTCGACGCCTACCTCTTCGATGCGACCCCGCCCGGGCGAACGTCGGGCACGGTGGGGCTGCCCGTGGCGGCGGCGGTGCTGGTGGACCGGGACGGCGGGCCGGTGCCGCTCACCGCGGGATATGCCTGCGCGCTCCGGCGTGACGACGCGCTGTGCAAGGCGCTGCTGGAGGCGGCCCAGTCGCGGCTGACGGACATCCACGGCGCCCGTGAGGACGTGGCCGCGACGGATCGCGAGGCGGCGCTGGGGTTCGCGCAGGCGCTCGCGGAGGTGGTGCCGGGGCGGGCGGCGCGCGAGGTGCCGGACTTGCCAGCCGAGGCCGCGCGTCCGGTGGCGGCCCAGGTGAAGCGGGTGCTCGCGCGGCTGGCTCGGGCGGGCTTCCGGGACGTGGCCGGCGTGGCGATGGATGCACCCGTGCCGGGCCTGCACGTGTGGAAGGTGATCATCCCAGGCATGCGGGTCTCGGAGCTGCTGTGA